Proteins from a single region of Procambarus clarkii isolate CNS0578487 chromosome 32, FALCON_Pclarkii_2.0, whole genome shotgun sequence:
- the LOC123759389 gene encoding LOW QUALITY PROTEIN: serine-rich adhesin for platelets (The sequence of the model RefSeq protein was modified relative to this genomic sequence to represent the inferred CDS: deleted 3 bases in 2 codons; substituted 1 base at 1 genomic stop codon) — MSGSSDSRAEGGIKKRNIISVHEKLKLIEKLEDGASVASMALEFGIGTSTVSDIRKQKNKLLKIASKSDSTPAVAIKNIETKPQLYEDNMATSSKKITYTSDFKLKVLDYYFKNGGDENFGLKKKTAGHFNIDKKTINRMLNNPEMVKRARKLLSKRVTGSTKGTAASRPGGTKATVKGTKASGSKVSTSGAKLGAVSASSKVPGSSHTSASNTSSSILKASTSSTSSTKNVGISNKNSQASGSGTHTAFKPSTSKIKFMGQDMKSGVQVFDLPEDPDYSILKKSINASVNGVANVARLLVTGTEEVCKIILNECDMILECKVCHNLFRSVVNFIAHKRIYCQEEFANVRVLFHKDDIQGITSHSNTVFVEPEPPPDVHPSTSSAPDKITKSAKSAMQGASRHSGIDSIAAKLAKRRKQRTKSHATHTGSSQYYERLDRINMARDKLSRDCSVVLEDIGGVTNARYQTFMPPSSTVPNVSMNAIIDEVSQHSAGLTVAINEHGEIVKTAPGNVRTIDVEQPTSSSGISKELICHTCNTRFATQKTLSVHQRSHHGFERCIYCCPICKANFLSMWAVVKHLKRFHKKKKSQTERLRKVIRKNVYKKMVYHSEDHQGEYCEKTKKVRGQEKFPEGDQETVEEIDMEENGTFDESIEMEIASPHKSSLISGSRKCSPTKSPLKGWRSKEGVRWMCNVCQKMFITRAASLAHVATHIICNFEPKAVLVNIETGTRVKNPSSICGNSNVDLSCETSENESDEMDDENEYDSKQEQQPQDVEGLKDTVIQKTWLKNKRKNRKTVQRIIVDEPASEIEGKNTDNSSHESYCDLVLGEHSENHSEIAVDERERLEHSSSITNDDLKITAATSSESVGSELTNFADNEGLDSKESDHYALESSCSSESSKEETTMEELTNNQLATPTRVSSGNILSSEEMDVDLADLFKPSLNFASISYPDSRCSGSYAAKSSWESQSEEDVHKAATKLRLFEEDWSRSETPSELEGDTEEPELEIGSLTLEQVDRNKEPEEESKLTQRPSVDGLNKVHEVAIHAESTLHDALNKEVESSSLDEIKEGVGELPPVSNSTSPALDDTIEEKTNEPREENTTPKQEVMDEVDLYKMMKHRYTSTQHHMTRLIGKXLSSLDKVKEKESLPASTSTSPALDVPIDIKTEEVREEDNIPKQDMMDVDNNIKKEIQTEEELVNEDVNVKHKYSHTKIESELIKVKEEEILNENTILKEGGDTENVLKHSEKDESIERHSLGEHHAHTLHCEGKTDDHEDKHLEMNDMNTCRFLSKGGTFETIKYSVPQEINLKAIHIDQPGDKVTSHSDEGQLSEQSGKECNAGLVKTKETDDAECVIKPSVAATHIEKTVHLTTSKPDVCANICAQSFNICRDLKSSVENLTKCEINESLPDKLRKPSDHSPPPIQQECNTNLPLKRKTYAFFTTKSKTARKSVTKLKASPSVSPVDFLPSCTVLPDGLFVAKLRDPSQSNPSSAFVNLPNVPTIIAQPESPERVASEMPLPKFTTVSETLAKTRILKKQRKKPEPSQETLSVTICGDSSIPTVKQGICTASVVTSDTRNKILPCSSTAIPIVSHTNSLPVTCTVTSAGISTLLPYQTNKTMASVIYPQNTYISTTLTSLPYSSISDTRETESKSTLAAAVLTNTITSVNQPTSESTKSLPKDISSTKVWPKKTTTMVIQPKSTGGFVTQLKTTASVSHPKPTTASESQLRTTGFTLSDTSPRGTTAPTMQSRTGASIISVIQPRIISSPVTQPKIAAAVTWPETTTVSVTQLKTTTTSVTQPRTTTTSMTRPITTTISKIHPKTTTTSVTQPRTSTISVAQPITITTSMTQPRTTATAVTQPRTTDTSVTQPKTTTSSVTQPQTTATSLTEHKSTIAVTQPKTPTASVTQLKTGTTSVSQPRIHSVTVVSAQQIPTAPATWQKAGMASETHPKTATLSVIQPRTMAASVPQPVAITESVTKPKITTASPSHPRATEFVPQTKAVIGSVTLTRPTIACTNQTKISTAPVTHPKTSTAPVISPKATTASVISPKTTTTSVISPKTTTAPVISPKTTTASVISPKTTTASVIPPKTTTASVIPPKTTTASVIPPKTTTASVIPLRTITASVKPPITTTASVIPPRTTTASVILPKTTKASVTPPRSTTASVILPKTTTASVIPPRTTTTSATQSKTSIVSVAQLGDTHLIPSISLNQVIATVMPAAKPRTLVLPLTQTKMSTPSIIQPKTVVTLPKSNAGSNILPVKLRDMNTDLTSKTSDKLEVRTKISDIQADQGGKHSICTPNHKTIKNILVYSASDDVSDENKLLSTSGKCYENIVVETGNCDDVLDQFKCELKHVEENITECSMEDSATKTTCTTALQVHTSEVEGKTCNTKGRKEREKCIQHGAESVARVSEVECSNELEKKSETPKYKNIETGLENLEFEGFSDTNIKIKGKIYPKVLHVDFLKAVDELTKEFEKYTDTKVLPSMSVSGGDTKHTATHSRSNKQIQVCVDTDPSLTEFAEKQNNQNNDLIKKELNTEAARDLGSQPGCLVQQSDQITKQEDTNSEKNATKECVATDKSHGLHSKNVSDINPDMTSSSKYKSKLKVTKHIYQISPNLSSSIESPSKLKVNEYHKPAPALLKLKKRKREGCEREHYPLVAENLVANMNMTKKPNSISTKNPETSSVYNEAFMKECKTSGEVEGKKDTTEDKYETVTPKHNLSSNFNESEISEESVLKKVREDWVQLSTNPQWKWRRKEKNKELWKLVIAAKATVNAKKVSQTRDGDNGSLSEGNRCGLSTEEYDDLKELQLAGTSESADQKMSGEKTSGCTAIQYNVKGKKWKEGCPVPKKAKISDECDNATTNNSGENDLPKDTKFCKESVKDLTSVSRQEENQIISVVCGESLHEPSSSSSQHGIIELDVLEDSVGPDHLITTAGDMTTFDAAAVMRDPTTFGDLSYDYDLH; from the exons ATAATATGGCGACGTCTTCCAAGAAGATCACCTACACaagtgattttaagttaaaagttTTAGACTATTATTTCAAAAATGGAGGTGATGAAAACTTTGGGCTTAAGAAAAAAACAGCAGGCCATTTCAATATTGATAAGAAGACTATTAACCG AATGCTAAATAACCCGGAAATGGTCAAAAGGGCTCGGAAGCTTCTTTCAAAAAGAGTTACTGGCAGTACTAAAGGAACAGCTGCTTCTCGGCCTGGAGGCACTAAGGCCACTGTTAAAGGCACTAAAGCAAGTGGCAGCAAAGTTAGCACATCTGGGGCCAAACTTGGCGCTGTCAGCGCTTCAAGCAAAGTACCAGGCTCCAGTCACACTAGTGCCTCAAATACCAGCAGTAGCATTTTGAAAGCATCTACCTCATCTACTAGCAGTACAAAAAATGTGGGCATCAGTAATAAAAACAGCCAAGCCAGCGGTAGTGGAACACACACTGCATTTAAGCCCAGCACCTCCAAGATAAAGTTTATGGGTCAAGACATGAAGAGC GGCGTTCAAGTGTTTGATTTACCAGAAGATCCTGACTATTCTATCCTAAAGAAGTCCATTAATGCATCTGTCAATGGAGTAGCCAATGTTGCTAGATTGCTTGTAACTGGCACAGAAGAG GTGTGCAAAATCATCCTAAATGAATGTGACATGATACTAGAGTGCAAAGTTTGCCACAATCTTTTCCGATCAGTGGTAAACTTTATAGCACACAAGAGAATATACTGTCAAGAAGAATTTGCTAATGTAAGAGTGCTATTTCATAAA GATGATATACAAGGCATCACAAGCCATTCCAATACAGTATTTGTGGAACCAGAGCCTCCCCCTGATGTGCATCCATCTACGTCCTCTGCACCTGACAAAATAACAAAATCTGCTAAAAGTGCTATGCAGGGAGCATCAAGGCATTCAGGAATTGATTCCATTGCAGCAAAGTTGGCCAAAAGAAGAAAGCAGCGCACTAAATCACATGCTACTCACACAGGATCTTCACAGTATTATGAACG CTTGGATCGGATAAACATGGCAAGAGATAAGCTGAGTCGTGATTGTTCTGTTGTGCTAGAAGATATAGGTGGTGTTACAAATGCCAGATACCAAACTTTCATGCCACCAAGCAGCACTGTTCCTAATGTGTCTATGAATGCAATCATTGATGAG GTTTCACAGCATTCAGCTGGACTAACGGTAGCAATTAATGAGCATGGAGAGATCGTGAAAACTGCTCCTGGAAATGTCAGAACAATTGATGTGGAGCAACCAACATCTAGTTCTGGAATATCTAAAGAACTTATCTGTCATACTT GCAATACAAGATTTGCAACACAGAAGACATTAAGTGTCCATCAACGTTCACATCATGGGTTTGAACGATGCATCTATTGCTGTCCAATCTGTAAGGCCAACTTTCTCAGCATGTGGGCTGTTGTTAAACATTTGAAACGAT TCCACAAGAAGAAGAAAAGTCAAACGGAAAGATTACGTAAAGTAATAAGGAAGAACGTTTACAAGAAGATGGTATATCACAGTGAAGATCATCAGGGAGAGTACTGTGAGAAGACAAAAAAAGTTCGAGGGCAGGAAAAATTTCCAGAAGGGGATCAGGAGACAGTGGAAGAAatagatatggaagaaaatgggacATTTGATGAA TCCATTGAAATGGAAATTGCAAGCCCACATAAGAGCTCCCTCATATCAGGCTCCAGAAAATGCTCACCTACAAAATCACCTCTAAAG GGGTGGAGATCCAAAGAGGGGGTGCGTTGGATGTGTAATGTGTGTCAGAAGATGTTCATAACAAGAGCGGCAAGTTTAGCTCATGTTGCAACTCACATCATTTGCAACTTTGAGCCCAAAGCTGTACTAGTCAACATAGAAACTGGGACACGTGTAAAAAACCCAAGCAGCATTTGTGGAAACAGCAACGTAGATCTCAGTTGCGAAACTAGTGAAAATGAGTCTGATGAAATGGATGATGAAAATGAATATGACTCAAAACAAGAACAGCAGCCTCAAGACGTTGAGGGGTTAAAGGATACTGTGAttcagaaaacttggttaaaaaataaaagaaaaaacagaaaaaccGTTCAGCGAATTATTGTGGATGAACCAGCGTCAGAAATAGAAGGAAAAAATACTGATAATAGTAGTCATGAAAGTTATTGTGATTTGGTGTTAGGTGAGCATAGTGAGAACCACAGTGAAATTGCTGTGGATGAAAGAGAGAGGCTTGAGCACTCATCCAGTATTACAAATGATGATCTGAAAATAACTGCAGCAACTAGTTCTGAGAGCGTTGGAAGCGAGTTAACAAATTTTGCAGATAATGAAGGCTTAGATTCTAAGGAATCAGATCATTATGCACTTGAAAGTTCATGTAGTTCAGAAAGCTCTAAAGAAGAAACCACCATGGAAGAGTTGACAAATAATCAGTTGGCAACTCCAACTCGAGTATCATCTGGAAATATTCTTAGCTCTGAGGAAATGGATGTTGATCTAGCAGACTTGTTCAAGCCATCGCTAAACTTTGCATCCATTTCTTACCCTGACAGTAGGTGCTCAGGTTCATATGCTGCTAAATCTAGTTGGGAATCTCAATCGGAGGAAGATGTGCATAAAGCGGCAACAAAACTTCGCTTATTTGAGGAAGATTGGAGTAGGAGTGAGACTCCCTCTGAGTTAGAGGGAGATACAGAGGAACCTGAGCTAGAAATAGGATCACTGACTttagaacaagtggatagaaataAGGAACCTGAAGAGGAGAGCAAACTTACACAAAGACCTAGTGTAGATGGTTTAAATAAAGTTCATGAAGTAGCGATACATGCCGAGTCGACATTACACGATGCGTTAAATAAGGAAGTTGAGTCGAGTTCATTGGATGAAATAAAAGAGGGAGTGGGTGAGTTGCCTCCTGTAAGTAACAGTACTTCCCCTGCATTAGATGATACGATAGAGGAGAAAACTAATGAACCAAGAGAGGAAAATACTACCCCAAAGCAAGAAGTAATGGATGAAGTTGATTTATATAAGATGATGAAACATCGCTACACGTCGACTCAACATCACATGACACGCTTGATAGGAAAGT AGTTGAGTTCATTGGATAAAGTAAAAGAGAAAGAGTCACTACCTGCAAGTACAAGTACTTCCCCTGCATTAGATGTTCCCATAGATATAAAAACTGAAGAAGTAAGAGAGGAAGATAATATACCAAAGCAAGATATGATGGATGTAGATAATAATATAAAGAAAGAAATACAGACAGAAGAAGAACTTGTGAATGAAGATGTTAATGTCAAACATAAATACTCACATACGAAAATAGAGAGCGAGTTAATCAAAGTGAAAGAAGAAGAAATTCTGAATGAAAATACAATTCTCAAAGAGGGTGGAGACACTGAAAATGTGTTAAAGCATTCTGAAAAGGATGAATCAATTGAAAGACACAGTCTAGGGGAACATCATGCTCACACCCTTCATTGTGAGGGCAAAACAGATGACCATGAAGACAAGCATTTAGAAATGAATGACATGAATACCTGCCGGTTTCTGTCTAAAGGTGGAACATTTGAAACTATTAAATATTCTGTACCACAGGAAATAAATCTGAAAGCTATACATATTGACCAACCTGGAGATAAAGTAACATCTCACTCAGATGAAGGACAACTTTCAGAACAATCTGGAAAAGAGTGCAATGCTGGATTAGTTAAAACTAAGGAGACTGATGATGCAGAGTGTGTTATTAAACCCTCAGTTGCAGCCACACATATTGAAAAAACTGTTCATCTTACAACTTCCAAACCTGATGTTTGTGCAAACATCTGTGCACAATCTTTTAATATATGTAGAGACTTGAAATCATCTGTAGAGAATTTAACTAAATGTGAAATTAATGAAAGTCTTCCAGATAAGTTAAGAAAACCTTCAGatcattcaccaccaccaattcAGCAAGAATGTAACACTAATTTGCCGTTGAAACGAAAAACATACGCATTTTTCACAACTAAATCGAAAACTGCTAGAAAGTCTGTAACTAAATTAAAAGCGTCACCATCTGTAAGTCCAGTAGATTTCTTGCCATCCTGTACAGTCCTGCCAGATGGGTTATTTGTAGCCAAATTAAGAGATCCATCTCAATCAAACCCTTCATCAGCATTTGTAAATTTGCCAAATGTGCCAACTATTATCGCCCAGCCTGAGTCTCCAGAGAGAGTGGCATCAGAGATGCCTCTGCCAAAATTTACAACTGTCTCAGAAACACTGGCTAAAACTCGTATCCTCAAAAAACAGCGTAAAAAACCAGAACCATCTCAGGAAACTTTGTCAGTAACTATATGTGGTGATTCTTCTATCCCAACTGTGAAACAAGGTATATGTACAGCTTCAGTAGTAACATCAGATACCAGAAACAAGATACTTCCTTGCTCATCAACTGCAATACCTATAGTCTCTCACACAAATTCTTTACCTGTAACTTGTACTGTGACGTCTGCTGGGATTAGCACACTTCTACCTTATCAAACAAACAAAACTATGGCTTCTGTGATATATCCTCAAAACACCTACATTTCTACAACTCTAACCTCTTTACCCTATTCTAGTATTTCTGATACTAGAGAGACTGAATCTAAAAGCACCTTAGCTGCTGCTGTTCTCACAAACACTATTACCAGTGTAAATCAACCAACAAGTGAATCTACTAAGTCTCTACCAAAAGATATATCTTCTACAAAAGTTTGGCCTAAAAAAACAACTACCATGGTGATCCAACCAAAATCTACAGGTGGGTTTGTAACTCAGTTAAAAACTACTGCATCTGTTTCCCACCCCAAACCCACTACTGCATCTGAGAGTCAACTTAGAACAACTGGCTTCACATTATCTGATACCAGCCCCAGAGGTACCACTGCACCTACAATGCAGTCTAGAACTGGTGCTAGTATTATATCTGTGATCCAGCCAAGAATTATCAGTTCACCCGTAACTCAACCTAAGATTGCTGCAGCTGTGACCTGGCCTGAAACTACCACTGTATCTGTAACTCAGCTTAAAACCACTACTACATCTGTAACCCAGCCTAGAACTACTACTACATCTATGACCCGGCCCATAACTACCACTATATCAAAGATCCATCCCAAAACTACCACTACATCTGTGACCCAGCCTAGAACTAGCACCATATCTGTGGCTCAGCCCATAACTATCACTACATCTATGACCCAGCCCAGAACTACCGCTACAGCAGTGACCCAGCCCAGAACTACCGACACATCTGTGACCCAGCCCAAAACTACAACTTCATCTGTGACCCAGCCCCAGACTACAGCTACATCCCTGACTGAGCACAAATCTACCATAGCAGTGACCCAGCCCAAAACTCCCACTGCCTCTGTAACTCAGCTCAAAACTGGCACTACATCAGTGTCCCAGCCAAGAATTCACAGTGTAACTGTGGTTTCTGCCCAGCAGATACCCACTGCACCTGCAACTTGGCAGAAGGCTGGCATGGCATCCGAAACCCATCCCAAAACTGCCACTCTGTCAGTAATCCAGCCAAGAACTATGGCTGCCTCTGTTCCCCAACCCGTGGCAATTACTGAATCGGTGACAAAACCCAAAATTACAACTGCATCTCCTAGCCATCCAAGAGCTACTGAATTTGTGCCCCAG ACAAAAGCTGTCATTGGCTCTGTTACCTTGACCAGGCCTACCATTGCATGTACAAATCAAACTAAAATATCCACTGCACCTGTTACCCATCCCAAAACTTCCACTGCACCTGTTATATCACCCAAGGCTACCACAGCATCTGTTATATCACCCAAGACTACCACAACATCTGTTATATCACCCAAGACTACCACAGCACCTGTTATATCACCCAAGACTACCACAGCATCTGTTATATCACCCAAGACTACCACAGCATCTGTTATACCACCCAAGACTACCACAGCATCTGTTATACCACCCAAGACTACCACAGCATCTGTTATACCACCCAAGACTACCACAGCATCTGTTATACCACTGAGAACTATCACAGCATCTGTTAAACCACCCATTACTACCACAGCATCTGTTATACCACCGAGGACCACCACAGCATCTGTTATACTACCCAAGACTACCAAAGCATCTGTTACACCACCAAGATCTACGACAGCATCTGTTATACTACCAAAGACTACCACAGCATCTGTTATACCACCCAGAACTACTACAACATCCGCAACTCAGTCCAAGACAAGTATTGTATCAGTTGCCCAACTAGGTGATACTCACCTCATACCTTCCATCTCGTTGAATCAAGTCATAGCAACAGTTATGCCTGCAGCCAAACCTAGAACACTAGTTCTTCCTCTAACTCAAACAAAAATGAGTACCCCCTCAATTATACAGCCTAAAACTGTTGTAACTCTGCCAAAATCTAATGCTGGATCTAATATTCTTCCAGTGAAATTAAGGGATATGAATACAGACCTTACTTCAAAAACATCTGATAAGCTAGAAGTCAGAACTAAGATCTCTGACATTCAAGCAGATCAAGGGGGAAAGCATTCCATTTGTACACCAAATCACAAAACAATTAAAAACATACTTGTATATTCTGCAAGTGATGATGTTTCTGATGAAAATAAATTACTTTCCACTTCTGGTAAATGCTATGAAAATATTGTTGTAGAGACAGGAAATTGTGATGATGTTTTAGATCAATTTAAATGTGAATTGAAGCATGTTGAGGAAAATATTACTGAATGCTCTATGGAGGATTCTGCAACAAAAAcaacttgcaccactgctcttcaAGTTCATACATCTGAAGTTGAAGGGAAAACTTGTAATACAAagggaagaaaagagagagagaaatgtatACAACATGGTGCAGAAAGTGTTGCTAGAGTTTCTGAAGTGGAATGTTCTAATGAATTAGAAAAAAAATCAGAAACGCCAAAGTACAAAAATATTGAAACTGGACTTGAAAACCTAGAATTTGAAGGATTTAGTGATACAAACATAAAAATTAAAGGCAAAATTTATCCCAAAGTGTTGCATGTGGATTTCTTAAAGGCTGTTGATGAATTGACCAAGGAATTTGAGAAGTACACAGACACCAAGGTACTGCCGAGCATGTCAGTAAGTGGTGGTGATACCAAACATACAGCCACACATTCTAGATCAAATAAGCAAATACAAGTATGCGTAGATACTGACCCATCTTTAACAGAGTTTGCAGAGAAACAGAATAACCAAAATAATGACCTCATTAAAAAGGAATTAAATACAGAAGCAGCAAGGGATCTTGGTAGTCAGCCTGGCTGCTTAGTGCAACAGTCTGATCAAATAACTAAACAGGAAGATACAAACTCTGAAAAGAACGCTACTAAAGAGTGTGTAGCTACTGATAAATCTCATGGTTTACATTCCAAAAATGTTTCTGATATCAATCCAGACATGACTTCCAGTAGTAAGTATAAATCTAAACTGAAAGTAACAAAACATATTTACCAAATTAGTCCAAACTTGAGTTCCAGTATAGAGTCTCCATCAAAACTGAAAGTAAACGAATATCATAAACCTGCACCAGCATTGTTAAAATTGAAGAAGCGAAAAAGAGAGGGTTGTGAACGTGAACACTACCCTTTGGTAGCAGAAAATCTAGTTGCAAATATGAACATGACAAAGAAGCCAAATAGTATATCAACAAAAAATCCTGAAACTTCATCCGTGTATAATGAAGCTTTCATGAAAGAATGTAAAACTTCAGGTGAAGTTGAGGGTAAAAAAGACACCACAGAAGATAAATATGAGACTGTCACCCCTAAACATAATTTGAGCTCAAATTTCAATGAAAGTGAAATCTCAGAAGAAAGTGTACTTAAGAAGGTACGAGAAGATTGGGTACAGCTTTCCACCAACCCTCAGTGGAAGTGGCGTAGGAAAGAAAAAAACAAGGAACTGTGGAAGCTGGTAATTGCAGCTAAAGCAACAGTTAATGCTAAAAAAGTGTCACAAACAAGAGACGGTGACAATGGTTCATTATCTGAAGGTAACAGATGTGGCCTCAGCACAGAAGAATATGATGACCTTAAAGAATTACAGCTTGCTGGAACATCAGAAAGTGCTGATCAGAAAATGTCTGGGGAAAAGACTTCTGGTTGTACTGCTATTCAGTACAATGTGAAAGGAAAGAAATGGAAGGAAGGATGTCCTGTCCCAAAAAAAGCCAAGATTTCTGATGAATGTGACAATGCCACCACAAACAATTCAGGAGAAAATGATTTACCAAAAGATACTAAATTCTGCAAAGAATCAGTTAAAGACTTAACCTCAGTCTCAAGACAAGAAGAAAATCAAATAATTTCAGTTGTTTGTGGGGAGTCATTGCACgagccatcatcatcatcatcccagCATGGTATTATAGAACTGGATGTGCTGGAGGACAGTGTTGGTCCTGATCATCTCATCACAACTGCAGGTGACATGACCACCTTCGATGCAGCAGCAGTAATGCGCGATCCTACAACATTTGGTGATCTGAGCTATGACTATGATCTACATTAA